The Roseovarius indicus genome has a segment encoding these proteins:
- a CDS encoding NADPH-dependent 2,4-dienoyl-CoA reductase, whose protein sequence is MTQYPHLLAPLDLGHVTLKNRVLMGSMHTGLEETKDWNRVAEFYATRARGEVGLMVTGGMAPNREGGVFPGAAGLYTEDDITNHRIVTDRVHDAGGLIAMQILHAGRYAYGKECVAPSPVKSPISPFPPNELDEEGIEKQIADIATAAIRARQAGYDGVEIMGSEGYLINQFLVRHTNKREDRWGGSYENRMRLALEVVRRVREAVGPDFILIYRLSMIDLVPDGSTFDEVIQLAQEVEKAGASIINTGIGWHEARIPTIATSVPRAAFTWVTKKLMGKVGIPVITSNRINTPQVAEDVLSGGAADMVSMARPFLADPDFVKKAMENKAATIAPCIACNQACLDHTFSGKISTCLVNPRACYETELPIEPASRPKSIAVVGAGPAGLSAAMTAAQRGHAVTLFDRDDRLGGQLNMAREIPGKEEFHGFVSWFETMVEELGITVKLGTDVTADTLDGFDETIIATGVIPRDPEIPGQDGDNVLNYIDVLRGKAKVGKRVAIVGAGGIGFDVAEFLVHDGESPTENLSEWKEEWGVGDPADYRGGLAPEGPQPDPAARKVTLLQRKSERPGKRLGKTTGWIHRATLRMKGVEMVAGVNYERIDADGLHISFGEAREKPTLIEADTIVLCAGQLSQRSLADALEEKGRTVHVIGGADVAAELDAKRAIDQGTRLAATL, encoded by the coding sequence ATGACCCAATATCCCCACCTTCTCGCCCCGCTCGACCTCGGGCACGTGACCTTGAAAAACAGGGTCCTGATGGGCTCGATGCACACCGGGCTGGAAGAGACGAAAGACTGGAACCGCGTCGCCGAATTCTACGCCACCCGCGCCCGCGGCGAGGTCGGCCTGATGGTCACCGGCGGCATGGCCCCCAACCGCGAAGGCGGGGTTTTCCCAGGCGCCGCAGGGCTTTACACCGAAGACGACATCACCAACCACCGCATCGTCACCGACCGGGTGCATGACGCCGGCGGTCTCATCGCCATGCAGATCCTGCACGCCGGCCGCTACGCCTATGGCAAGGAATGCGTGGCCCCCTCGCCGGTCAAATCCCCCATCTCCCCTTTCCCCCCGAACGAGCTCGACGAAGAGGGGATCGAGAAGCAGATCGCCGACATCGCCACCGCCGCCATCCGCGCCCGGCAGGCCGGTTACGACGGGGTCGAGATCATGGGCTCCGAGGGCTACCTCATCAACCAGTTCCTCGTCCGCCACACCAACAAACGCGAAGACCGCTGGGGCGGCTCCTACGAGAACCGCATGCGCCTCGCGCTCGAGGTCGTCCGCCGCGTCCGCGAGGCTGTCGGCCCCGATTTCATCCTTATTTATCGGCTGTCCATGATCGACCTCGTCCCCGACGGCTCGACCTTCGACGAGGTGATACAACTGGCGCAGGAGGTCGAGAAAGCCGGCGCCTCGATCATCAATACCGGCATCGGCTGGCACGAGGCGCGCATCCCCACCATCGCCACCTCCGTCCCCCGCGCGGCCTTCACCTGGGTCACGAAAAAGCTGATGGGCAAGGTCGGCATCCCGGTCATCACCTCCAACCGCATCAATACGCCGCAAGTGGCCGAAGACGTCCTCTCCGGCGGCGCCGCCGACATGGTCAGCATGGCCCGCCCCTTCCTCGCCGACCCGGATTTCGTGAAAAAGGCCATGGAAAACAAGGCCGCCACCATCGCCCCCTGCATCGCCTGCAACCAGGCCTGCCTCGACCACACGTTCAGCGGCAAGATCTCCACCTGCCTCGTCAACCCCCGCGCCTGCTACGAGACCGAGCTGCCCATCGAACCGGCCAGCCGGCCCAAGTCCATCGCCGTCGTCGGCGCCGGCCCCGCGGGCCTCTCGGCGGCCATGACCGCCGCCCAGCGCGGCCACGCCGTCACCCTCTTCGACCGCGACGACCGCCTCGGCGGCCAGCTCAACATGGCCCGCGAAATCCCCGGCAAGGAGGAATTCCACGGCTTCGTTTCATGGTTCGAAACGATGGTCGAAGAGCTTGGAATCACGGTCAAACTCGGCACCGACGTCACCGCCGATACGCTCGACGGCTTCGACGAAACCATCATCGCGACCGGCGTCATTCCCCGCGACCCCGAGATCCCAGGACAGGATGGCGACAACGTCCTGAACTACATCGACGTCCTGCGCGGCAAGGCCAAGGTGGGCAAGCGCGTCGCCATCGTCGGCGCCGGCGGGATCGGCTTCGACGTGGCCGAATTCCTCGTCCATGACGGCGAGAGCCCCACCGAGAACCTGTCCGAGTGGAAAGAGGAATGGGGCGTCGGCGACCCGGCAGACTACCGCGGCGGCCTCGCCCCGGAAGGCCCCCAACCCGACCCCGCCGCGCGCAAGGTCACGCTCCTGCAGCGCAAATCCGAACGCCCCGGCAAGCGCCTCGGCAAGACCACCGGCTGGATCCACCGCGCGACGCTACGGATGAAGGGCGTCGAGATGGTCGCGGGCGTCAACTACGAACGCATCGACGCCGACGGCCTGCATATCAGTTTCGGCGAGGCCCGCGAGAAGCCCACCCTGATCGAGGCCGACACCATCGTCCTCTGCGCCGGCCAGCTCAGCCAACGCAGTCTGGCCGACGCGCTGGAGGAAAAGGGCCGCACCGTCCACGTGATCGGCGGCGCCGATGTCGCCGCCGAGCTTGATGCCAAACGCGCCATAGATCAGGGCACGCGGCTGGCCGCCACGCTCTGA
- a CDS encoding DUF4399 domain-containing protein, whose translation MRTLLLSVAMTIGLAAGPALAGDTPAPEGAAVYFVNIEDGATVTSPVTVIFGLSGMGVAPAGTEKENTGHHHVLVDRPPFGEGPEDEEMSESGLFSDDNHRHFGGGQTEVSLELEPGEHTLQLVLGDQNHVPHDPPVTSEQITITVE comes from the coding sequence ATGAGAACTCTGCTCTTGAGCGTTGCGATGACTATCGGTTTGGCGGCGGGCCCGGCCCTTGCGGGGGACACGCCGGCACCGGAGGGCGCCGCGGTTTACTTCGTGAATATCGAGGACGGGGCGACGGTGACCTCACCGGTCACGGTGATCTTCGGGTTGAGCGGCATGGGGGTGGCGCCGGCCGGAACCGAGAAGGAGAATACCGGTCACCACCACGTACTTGTCGACCGGCCGCCCTTCGGCGAGGGGCCGGAGGACGAGGAGATGTCGGAGAGCGGGCTTTTCTCGGATGACAACCACCGCCATTTCGGCGGCGGTCAGACCGAGGTGTCGCTCGAGCTCGAGCCGGGTGAGCACACGCTGCAACTGGTGCTGGGAGACCAGAACCACGTGCCGCATGATCCGCCAGTGACCTCGGAGCAGATCACCATCACGGTGGAATAA
- a CDS encoding LysR family transcriptional regulator has translation MDRLTEMEAFATVVDQGGFTDAARKMGISKSAVSKHVSSLEARLGARLLNRTTRRVSPTEIGLAYYDRALRVLNDAGEADALVSSMQSDPSGLLRISVATDFGVNHLSPVLGQFLEEFPDITVNMVLNNRYVELISEGFDMAIRIGELEDSTLRARKLTETTKRMIASPGYLDKYGRPTKIDDLNEHKLLHYSSQANGSVWKLTAPSGEKRQVRTAGGLSVNDGQSLLNAAISGLGIAYLPSFLYANAMKAGQVVDVIPDLPYETQGIYAVYPPGRFTQPKVRAFIDFLVNAFADKGPTDW, from the coding sequence ATGGATCGCCTTACCGAAATGGAGGCTTTCGCGACCGTGGTGGACCAAGGGGGGTTCACCGACGCAGCGCGCAAGATGGGGATTTCGAAATCCGCCGTATCGAAACATGTCTCGTCGCTCGAGGCACGGCTGGGCGCCCGCCTTCTGAACCGGACAACCCGCCGCGTCAGCCCGACCGAGATCGGTCTCGCCTATTACGACCGCGCCCTGCGCGTGCTGAACGACGCCGGAGAGGCCGACGCCCTGGTCAGCTCGATGCAATCCGACCCGTCGGGCCTGCTGCGCATCTCGGTCGCCACCGATTTCGGGGTCAATCATCTGAGCCCGGTGCTCGGCCAGTTCCTCGAGGAATTCCCCGATATCACCGTCAACATGGTGCTGAACAACCGTTACGTCGAGCTGATCTCCGAGGGCTTCGACATGGCCATCCGCATCGGCGAGCTGGAAGACAGCACGCTGCGGGCGCGCAAGCTGACGGAAACCACCAAGCGCATGATCGCCAGCCCCGGCTATCTCGACAAGTACGGCCGACCCACCAAGATCGACGACCTGAACGAGCACAAGCTGCTGCACTATTCCAGCCAGGCCAACGGCTCTGTCTGGAAGCTGACCGCACCGTCGGGCGAAAAGCGCCAGGTGCGCACCGCCGGCGGGCTGTCGGTCAATGACGGCCAGTCGCTTCTGAACGCCGCGATCTCGGGCCTCGGCATCGCCTACCTGCCCAGCTTCCTCTACGCCAACGCCATGAAGGCCGGCCAGGTGGTCGACGTGATCCCCGACCTGCCCTACGAAACCCAAGGCATCTACGCGGTCTATCCGCCGGGCCGGTTCACCCAGCCCAAGGTGCGCGCCTTCATCGACTTCCTGGTCAACGCCTTTGCCGACAAGGGCCCGACCGACTGGTAA
- a CDS encoding NADPH-dependent FMN reductase: protein MTDLKLLTISGSLRKGSYNRKLLAEAVRAFGQAEVIEADLNLPLYDGDLEDAEGIPESVQTLVDQIKAADAVVISSPEYNKGISGVLKNALDWISRVPGSAFKNKPTVVMSANAGRTGGETGQYMVIHCLVPHQAEMLPGPTLCVATAGDEFDENDRLLNERYLKVLNTRMTALRDRVS from the coding sequence ATGACCGACCTCAAGCTTCTCACCATTTCCGGCTCACTCCGGAAAGGCTCCTACAACCGCAAGCTTCTGGCCGAGGCCGTGCGCGCCTTCGGCCAGGCCGAAGTGATCGAGGCCGACCTGAACCTGCCGCTTTATGACGGCGACCTCGAAGACGCGGAAGGCATTCCCGAAAGCGTTCAGACACTGGTCGATCAGATCAAGGCGGCCGATGCCGTGGTGATCTCCTCGCCCGAATACAACAAGGGCATCAGCGGCGTCCTGAAGAACGCCCTCGACTGGATCAGCCGCGTGCCGGGCAGCGCCTTCAAGAACAAGCCCACGGTGGTGATGTCGGCCAATGCCGGGCGCACCGGCGGCGAGACGGGGCAATACATGGTCATCCACTGCCTCGTGCCGCATCAGGCCGAAATGCTGCCCGGGCCCACGCTCTGCGTGGCCACCGCCGGCGACGAATTCGACGAGAACGACCGGCTGCTCAACGAACGCTACCTCAAGGTGCTGAACACCCGGATGACCGCCCTGCGCGACCGGGTCTCCTAA
- the amrS gene encoding AmmeMemoRadiSam system radical SAM enzyme: MHPARHWTEEDDGRLKCTLCPRFCTLREGQRGMCFVRMREGDRMVLDTYGRSTGFCIDPIEKKPLNHFLPGSPVLSFGTAGCNLACKFCQNHEISKSREVDSLAHSASPEAIARVAREKGCASVAFTYNDPVIFHEYALDTAAACREAGVRSVAVTAGYICKEPRAEFFPAMDAANIDLKGFSEGFYRKLTGAQIGPVLEAIEYAVNETDCWVELTTLLIPGENDSQGELEEMSQWVVDRCGPDVPVHFTAFHPDHRMLSHQRTPLETLLRARQVAQAAGLRHVYIGNVHHEPAQSSYCSGCGEKVIGRDWHELSEWRLDDTGHCTACGTVFPGVIEGPPGRWGRRREPVLMQEV; encoded by the coding sequence ATGCACCCCGCACGGCACTGGACCGAAGAAGACGATGGCCGGCTGAAATGCACGCTCTGCCCGCGGTTTTGCACCTTGCGGGAGGGGCAAAGGGGCATGTGCTTCGTGCGGATGCGCGAGGGCGACCGGATGGTGCTGGACACCTATGGGCGGTCGACCGGGTTCTGCATCGACCCGATCGAGAAGAAGCCGCTGAACCATTTCCTGCCGGGATCGCCGGTGCTGTCTTTCGGGACGGCGGGGTGCAACCTGGCCTGTAAGTTCTGCCAGAACCACGAGATTTCGAAGAGTCGCGAGGTCGACAGCCTGGCCCATAGTGCCAGCCCCGAGGCGATTGCCCGGGTGGCGCGGGAGAAGGGCTGTGCCTCGGTTGCGTTCACCTACAACGATCCGGTTATCTTTCACGAATACGCGCTAGATACGGCTGCCGCCTGTCGCGAGGCGGGGGTGCGCAGCGTGGCGGTTACCGCCGGGTACATCTGCAAGGAACCGCGGGCGGAGTTCTTCCCGGCGATGGATGCCGCGAATATCGACCTGAAGGGGTTTTCGGAAGGCTTCTATCGCAAGCTGACCGGCGCTCAGATCGGGCCGGTGCTGGAGGCGATCGAATACGCGGTGAACGAAACCGATTGCTGGGTGGAACTGACGACGTTGCTGATCCCCGGCGAGAATGACAGCCAAGGCGAACTGGAGGAGATGTCTCAGTGGGTGGTCGACCGCTGCGGGCCGGATGTGCCGGTGCATTTCACCGCCTTCCACCCCGATCACCGGATGCTCAGCCACCAGCGCACGCCGTTGGAAACGTTGCTACGGGCGCGGCAGGTCGCACAGGCGGCCGGGCTGCGGCATGTCTATATCGGCAACGTGCACCATGAGCCTGCACAGTCGAGCTATTGCAGCGGTTGCGGCGAGAAGGTGATTGGCCGGGACTGGCACGAGCTGTCGGAATGGCGGCTGGATGACACCGGCCACTGCACGGCCTGCGGCACGGTGTTTCCGGGGGTGATCGAAGGGCCGCCGGGCCGCTGGGGGCGCCGGCGGGAGCCTGTGCTGATGCAGGAGGTTTAG